The segment taattgatttttataaagatatgatatttttcgTGATTTAATCATGTATTATACTTAATCTTTTTTATTGAACCATTTTTCCTTACTAAATTGTCAAGTTCAGTCTTCTCTATCATTTCGCTTTCAGATACAAGTGACATCGGTAAAGAAAGTTCAAGATAGAAAGGGCGTTTTTTTATAGACAATCTAGAATTGTTCATTTAGGATTTTTGTCGTAgtatttgagatattttatttagttttagatttgTTAGTTAATAACATTATTGTGTTGGCCTTTAAAAGGTTTATTTGTGAAATGACCATGTTATCcaaaacttattattaattaattaccttCAAAAAATGAACTCAAGATATTTGCCAAAGAAAAAATTGACAGTTCATATCATAATGAACGActtataatgaaatcaaatgaaaaaaaaaataaaattgaagaaatatcTATTGAATTTTTCATCTTGATTGTTGAATATCATTGAACGATGACAGAGACCatgaaaataagatataaaacaataaaaatggaCATATGGAATCCATAAACCGCGGTTGTATCTTGTACGATTTAGGACGTCCAAAAGGAACAAAGGCCAAAGACAGTGAAAATAAAGACAAGCATATGATTATGTAAGCGGAACTGTGTGATGGGCCGATGGCAACCTAGGATTGGGCAGTGGGACAACACTGTAGCAAGTTCATGTTCCCAAGAAACTTTGAGTCAAATGTCAACGCACGCTATCGGACATTTACGAAGTTTCAGCTTCAATtgctctctctttttttcctcctactattcatattttccttcattttctcggCACAAAAAAACGCGGAATTGGCTTATTTTCCTCCCAAAAGGCCATTCACCCTTTTCATGGCAGTTGTCTCGATTCAGTCACGTATCAAGAAGGAGATTCATGGGTTAGTTTGTCTACCAGTTTTCCTCTTTGACGtctgttgttgttgttgttgttgatgatgtttttggtttattttcttctttttattgttGTTGGTTTTCCGAAACAGAGTTGTTGATTTGGGGTTGATTTCTGGGGTTTCTGGAGTTTTGGATTCGTCTTTTGTGTTATTCTTTGATAGGACTATGCGAGAGAGCATGACAAAAAATTTTGTGTGATTGTACTAGATCTTCATGGCATATGCAGCTTGAAATTTCTTGAACTTGATTTGTGATCGTGAATTTTCAgtaatttttcttcattcctGGGTCTTGGGTAAGTGGGCTTCCTCCATCTTCTTCACTTCTGGGTCTGGTTCTTTGCAGCAGTTCAGATGGGCTGGTGGGTTTCACTTCTCTTGTAAGTGTAACTGTTGAATCACCTCTTGTAACCTAGAACTGCTGAATCCATTCTCTTGCAAAGTGAATTTCTTATCCATAGagcctttgaattttttatttctttcccctATAACATCGCAACAATTTCCCCACGTCTGAGATTAAATTCTATCTGGGGGGCTTTCTCTTGTACCCCAGTTCATGTTTTGTCCTTTTGAGTCTGTTCTGGCAacgatttgatttgatttgattcgggttcctccaatttgagaGGCTTGGTAGATTTGGGTCTCCATTTCCTTTTGAGGGTTTTCAAGGTTTCGATTTTTTGGTTGGTGATTCTTTCCCTCCATCAATCTTCCTTGTCATGGAGGAGTGCAGAGCAATAATCCCAACCTATGAAGGAGAAGAACATGTGGTGGCTGCAGCTCATCATATGGTGAAGGCACTAATGGCAAGTAAGAACCTCACGGGGGATTTCAAAAAAATCCTAGTGGATCTTGACACCCACCTGTCCACCATGACCATCCTCAATGAAAGAAAGGAAGATGAATTGAGTGAGGTTGAATTGCGGCTCAAATGTGCAGAGAAGAAGATAATGAATCGGGAGTCGAAGCAGTTGATGATATGGGACTCGGGTTCTAAGCAAGTGTCGGAGTATCTGCAAGCTGTTGAAGAAGTCCAAACCTTGAAAGAAAGTTTGGAGAGCTTGTCTTTGAATGGAGGTGAGAAACAGAAGAGACTACTTCGCCAAGCGGAGAGCATTCTGCAGATCGCAATGGTAAGGCTTGAGGAAGAGCTACTCCACATTCTTCGACACAAGAAGCAATCCTTTGAGCCTGAATTCGCATCTTTTCATTCTTGTGAGGAGGTTGTTGTGTATGAAGAATCCATTGTTTCGGTGGAAGATGACATCTCTGAGGACTCATCAAGGAGAGATAGCAATGGGGATGAATCCAAGGAATATACAATTGGTTTGATCAATCCAGAAGTAATTCCTCATCTCAAATCCATTGCAAATGTGATGTTTGCTTCCAACTATGACCAGGAATTTTGCCAGGCTTTCATTGGTGCCCGGAAAGATGCCTTGGATGAGTACTTGGGCATTCTTGAGCTGGAGAAACTCAGCATTGAGGATGTGCTGAGGATGGATTGGGGAAACTTGAACTACGAGATAAAGAAGTGGATCAGGGCTATGAAGATAATCGTTCGGGTTTATCTGGCTAGCGAGAAACGGCTATGCGATCACATCTTGGGGGATTTTGGATCCATTAATCCAATTTGCTTTGTTGAAACTTCAAAGACTTCAATGTTGCGCCTCTTGAATTTTGGTGAAGCTGTAGCAATTGGGCAGCATCTGCCGGAGAAGTTGTTCAGCTTATTGAACATGTATGAGGCTCTGGCAGATCTTCTCCTACACATAGATGCTCTGTTCTCTGAAGAAGCCGGCGCTTCCATCAGGATTGATTTCCACAAGCTTCAAAGGGAATTGGGTGATGCTGCGGGAGCAACTTTTATGGAATTTGAGACTGCTATTGCATCATACACATCAACGAGCCCTTTCCCAGGAGGTGGCATTCTCCATCTCACCAGGTATGTCATGAATTACATCAAGATCCTTACTGAATACAGCAATACGCTCAATTTGCTTCTCAAGGACCAGAATGGGGAGGATCCAGAGCCTCTTATTGAAGCAGAGAATGCGCAGGGTGTTCCTTCTCAAGTAGTCTGTCCAGTAGCTCATCACCTTCGTTCAATCGCATCTCTCCTGGAATCGAACCTTGAAAGCAGATCCAAATTATACAAAGATGTGTCTTTACAAcacatattttttatgaacaaCATTCACTACATGGTCCAGAAGGTTAAGGGGTCTGAACTGAGGGGTTTCTTTGGTGATGAATGGATCAGGAAGCACATGGTGAAGGTTCAGCAGCGTGTGACAAGCTACGAGAGAACTACTTGGAGTTCAGTCCTTTCTTTGCTTAGAGAAGATGGAAATTCGGGTTCAAGTTCACCCTGGAAGATGATTCTTAAAGAGAGGTGCAGGGGCTTCAGTATTGCTTTTGAGGAGGTATACAAAAACCAGACAGCCTGGTCTATCCCTGATCCTCAGCTTCGTGATAATTTACGAATTTTGACTTCACAGAAAATAATCCAGGCATATCGGGGTTTTATTGGGAGGAACTCTGAAAATCTCAGTGACAAGCACATCAAGTACTCAGCAGATGATCTGGAGAATTATGTCCACAATCTCTTTGAAGGGTCACCAAAATCACTGAACAATAGAAGGAAGTGAAATCTGAATAGTTTTGAGTTTCAGTATTCGTTTTCTTTGCTccttaattatttcatatttgtcaTTGATGTAAACATGTTAAGTGATTCACTCTATGGCTACAGTCAACGGTTCTCAAGCTGCAAAACTAGGCTGTTATATAACTGTAACTTTATCTTGTGATAATATTGAGTGGGATTATAGGCAGGGTTACATGGTTATTTCCTTCCCTCTTTTTGCTATGCTCTATGTGCctatgttttttaatattagcaTGGGAAGATGCTGGCAAAGAACTCAACACTGCCTGATCACATTTTCAGGGTCCAAAACATTAAACAATGCCTTAGATCCTAGACCCAAATCCTTCTATGCTCCAGGGGTACAATTAAAACTGAAAATAGAAATCGAAAAACAGAGTACTCCTTGCAAAACTAGGACAATGCTACCCTTTTTGTTTACCCAGATTAAACTGGTCTAGGATTTTGTCCCAATTCCAGTTAATTATGTTTGTGTTTGAAGATAAGAAAGTGATGATGATAGTGATGGCATTCAATGTTGGACAGAAGCATCCTAGTGATCTTGACACTTCCTGTTGTACAGGGGCCCCAAGGCCTGGACGCATTCAAACTGGTTTTCTATATGGTGTTGGCGTCCTCCTTGGTTGAGCTTGACCTAGTTTGGTTGAGGCACTAGTTGGGTATAAGCCAGGAAGGTAGATAAGGTGGTGAACATGATGGTCTTTAATCCAGCCAAAAGTGACTGAGTGATACTGGCCCTTAATAACTTCCATGGCTGGACAAAGTCAAGACCCTGAAGACTTAGGCAGCTTTATCAGGGTTTTTTCAGGTACATGTGCATCATAAAGATGCAAGTTGGGGGTGCAGTTGATGCATGGGTCCAAACCATAGTACACCACATTCATTTCAgccattttcttcaaaattgcTATGACTTGTACTCAGAAAATAATCTTGCACATTTCAGTTCTAATGCTTATCTAACCAATCTTTCACAAGCTTTAAGGTTATTTTTGGTTGGCTGAATATAACATCGGATAGAATAAGAGAAGGGCTAGCATATcctatcccatgtttggttggtgatgGGATAGAATAACTAATAGGTTATATCACATCAATTATCTTATCTTACattcaaccaaatattttttgatCGGTGATGAAATATATTATCCATCATCTCTTTTATATCCATTCTACAcgaaatatgttaattttaagCTAAGTAAGATACACATATcccatgtatcataaatttatttatttatttatttatttttatcaatttttcattttttttacattacttattttgcaaaataaaaatcttttattataaaattagatttatggctaaaaaatatttataaaataacattaatattatatacatacatacatacatacatatatatatatatatgtatgtattagttttataaattgaataacataatatatttatttatttataaagtttaaatattttaaccatgaatacaaaatattgtaaaacataaaagaaatttcatatttttttaaataaaaaatattggaatgcaatataatttttattttaaatattaaaaaataatctatattttattttatttttttattcattttacaaattaaatataagcaTAGCAGAACATATCTCATTAGATATGCTACCTTAGGATATTATGTTCATTGGATTTAATATCAAaggatatcatatctcattagaAATCATATCCTAAGATATGCATTTCCTATCTAACGGGATATAATATCCTAAGATCGTATCCTACCTTATCCTATCGTATCCCGtcaaccaaatatagcctaagaTTATTTAAGATTTCTACacataaaaacaaagtaaatacTCACTTCATAGCATCCAACAAGAGAAACACACACATTTCAGAACAAGAGATTAATTTGAGCGATTTTAAAGACTTCGGCTTGGTCTTTAAACAAATATAGTTATATCATAACCATAAGAAAGTGCAAGAAATAAAAGCAGCCACCAATGGTAAAAGGTATCTATATCATAAGGAATCTTTCAAATGACAAAACCTCATGTTTAATGGATCCATATAAAAGACTAAACCGACAGCATTAAAGTATGAAACTGTTCTCAGGGTATCAAAGTCATGTACTCCCACTGCCCAGTAAAACTCCACAATTTTGCTTAGCATTTGAAAGATACATGCCAAGCATTTAATGGATTCAGTGTggtcaaataaaaataatgacaggataattttcatcatcttcCTTTGTTCTATTAGTCTCTTGTAGAGAATGATCTTGGCTCAATAAGCAAATAAAATGCAATTAGATATGACTCATGATATGAACAACCTACTTGACACCAGTTAAAAGTATGATTTCCTTCCAAAGCACCCCATACCCAATtctctttgttttcaaaatgttaATTTAAACATACAAAAATTAGCTTTGCacatttatatatgataaaaccTCTTAACTGCTTCTTCTTACCAAACTACCACTACAAAGTTGAGCTGGGCACATCTAGGATATTTTCTCCAGAAACtggatcaataaagatgtgaGCTTCTTATTTCATCATTTCAGAGGATAGTTTGAGAAGAAATTATATAAGCGACCAATGCAGTTATATATCTAATGCACTGCAGAGGCTTCCCTACTTCAAAATTTGTGGCAAAGAAATAAGTAGATGCCAGAAAATAGTTGTTAGCACCATtctaagaaagaaaaggaaaattctcaAAAGCCAGAACCAGGAGGCCTCaagattttttgtttattaaccCCGCATTCTGGCATACCTACCACAAAGTAGAAGTAAGCACAGGAAAAATCTGCCAGTTAACTGAAAGTTTGTGTCCAATAGCTCCCTTGGCTCCTTGGATTAACACTATTATTCCTGGGATTACACACTTCTCCATGCCCTGTGTGCCCCTTCCAACGTTTTATACCACAATATTCACTACCCAAAACTTGTATTGAGTTCCACTTCCTATTTTTGTCATTGCAAAAAGTCATGTGAAATTTTACAGGTAAACTGACTTCCAGAGACCCAAGTTCCCATAACATGGAAGtgaaattttgagatttattatatttttattgtatgtTTTCTGACATATCCATTTCATTTTGACATAGCTAATACAGAGGTTCAGCAGAACAAAATAATTCCCCACATTTTGTCTGTTATTCTTTTCTGTATCTTGTGCTTCGATCTCCCATACCATCTCCTATACACATTTTGAATTGCGTGCCTTCAAGCAAGTTCAACCCTCATGATACTTGTATTTTGCCTATGGATTCAATCGCACACTCCATGATTACTTGTTCATTGAAACTAGAGAAACGCTTCTTACAAAGAATGGACAAGACTCAACCATTCTAGTTACCATGCTTACTGCCCTCTGCATCCCCTTCCTTGCACTCAAGATGATAACTTAAGTTATGGCCAGGTCCCATGGTGTGAATATTGCAAGACCCAGAGAATAAACCATTGCCACAATGCTGATTGTTAGCAACAGGAATCAGATGGGTGATTTTATAACTAGTTCTTGTTTCTTCCTAaatttttctcctcttttctaTGTTTCAATTTTCAACCCTTTCTGAATAGCTTTTACCCACTCCAATTCTTTTAGGTCCAGAAAATATTTCTTTGGTTAATTTCCCTTGGGACCTGATGCACTTTTCAGAGCTCATCCACAAGGTGAGAGTGCTAGAATCAAGGGAGGATAGCTTACTTTGAAGGGAGGAAAAAAAGGGACATGCCAAGTGAAATATTTCTATAACTTTTTACATGATGAGAATCAAGCACTGTTCCCTACCAAAGGAATTTGAAGCACTTGTGCCCCTTCGAGAATTtgtttttgcttgggaggctaagTGGGAGAAGATCCTAACCATTGATGCTCTTATAAGGAAAGGACAATCAATGACTGATATATGCAGTCTTTGCAAAGTCAATGAGGAATCAATAAACCACATTCTTATCCATTGCAACAAAACTAGAAAGATGTGGGACATGTTGTTAGCAATCTTCAAGCTTCAGTTGATATTTTTAGATTCTGTGAAATAGCTCCCCTTCTGGGTTGGAGGGTGAAAGGCATGGACAAATGGTGGAGAAGGGTGTGGAGCATGGCCcctctttgtttgttttggtgtgTGGCAGGGAAGAAATAGAAGTCTTCGATGGGAAAGAGCTGAAGGACCTTAAGCTAAAAGAAACCCCTATTAGGTCGCTTATTTAATGGTGTAGAATCCCTTTAGAGAGGGAATGTGCTTCTTTGTTTGCATTGCAGCTTCCTTTTGTCCAGGTGCCTCCCCTTGTATACTCCCTATGTACATAGGGTGCACCTCCTTTTCTTGATTGAcactttttaatatatctttttgtttgcctataaacaaaatacaaatttttttaaaaaaaaaaaattgtccttACCCTTTATTTGTTTGAGGAGTCTCTTACCTAAACAAATTTGATCACAATTCAAATTGattataaaacaagtaaaaatatgaGAACACTTTGTGGAGCCAGTACAATCACAAAGACAAGACATGGATTCCATCAATAGGTAATtccaataaaaataagttataattcTAGAACATCAAGAGGTTCAAAGAACATTGTACAATAAAAGCTTCAAGCAAGAATCGAGTGAAGAAATAAAACAACACACCTAGCAAAATTGACACTGGAAGAGCTGGCAATGCTTTCTGATAAATTGCCAATAGCATTAACGTAACACCAAGACCAGCTATGATAGCAAGATAACATGCATAAACCGTCATAAAATCATACATTGCTGCCCTGCCAACTAACACACTGTAGAAGATAAAATCCCCTAAGCCCAACTTGATTGCACCAGAAGATCCCAGCCCAATTCCCTCAAATGGCAAATTTTCAGTAGACACAGAATCTTCCTGTCCATCCTCCCCAACATTAATTCGATGATCAATTAATGGCACAACAAGCTCTGAGTTCCCTTCTGAAACCCAACCCTCCTCAGCATTGACCAAACTAGTCTCTTGCTGGCCACTTCCAACAGATAAACATGTCCCAAGAGTCGAATTTGAAGCCACATCAGGATTAACATTTACATCAGAAGTAGccaaattatttgaattttcgCTCAAATTTGATTCAACACCCCTCCTTTCTCTCCATGCCCTCCTTTGAGCTACACCACCTCCTGGACATGAATCTTGATAAGTCACTGGTCTGGCCTCATAAACCAAAGCCGGAATGTCTTCATCCCTGGATATTGCAAGCTCAACTAAGAGCCTTAAAGGGCCACCAGGCAACAAAACTGCAGCCAAATCATACAATGCCATGGCCACCAATAGCACCCATGTAGTCCATTCAGGTAGAAGAGTAAACCAATATGCAACCAACATCCCAATCGCCACCAAATACCCTTGAGTTACCAAGATCGCCATCTTTGACATGAACACGGCCAAAACACCCACAACAGTGAAATTGAACAAAACAACAAGAAATGTAATACAGTCAATGGGAAAGCTGAAATCCTGGATCAAGAACAGAGCAATTTCACCACCCATGAAGCCCAAAACAATGAAAGAAGAGAAACCCATATAGTACTTGAGGAACTTAGTGCATCTCAAATAGAAAAGAAGGACCAAAAGGAAGGTCACCACAGTGACAACACCCACAAAAACAAGTGAATTCAAAAGGGCACCTTTGAATTTGTCCCATGTCGAGTCTGAGCTGTCCTCGCTGTATGCTATGGTTGCTATGGTAGAAACTGAAGAAGACGATGAAGAGGTGTCGGAGTTGAGGATGGTTACAAGAAGGACCACCAGGAACATGCAGATTGAGACTGGAGATATGATTCTGATGATTTCTTCGCCAAGAGATTCAATAATGCTTCTGGGTCTTCGGTTTTGGGCCATTGGGGTTCCAATTTTAGGATCAATTTTGATTCTTGATGGCGTTTCGATTGATGGGTCCTTGAGATTTGTTTGGGGTTTGAAGGGTAGACAC is part of the Vitis riparia cultivar Riparia Gloire de Montpellier isolate 1030 chromosome 17, EGFV_Vit.rip_1.0, whole genome shotgun sequence genome and harbors:
- the LOC117904873 gene encoding exocyst complex component EXO70E2, with the protein product MEECRAIIPTYEGEEHVVAAAHHMVKALMASKNLTGDFKKILVDLDTHLSTMTILNERKEDELSEVELRLKCAEKKIMNRESKQLMIWDSGSKQVSEYLQAVEEVQTLKESLESLSLNGGEKQKRLLRQAESILQIAMVRLEEELLHILRHKKQSFEPEFASFHSCEEVVVYEESIVSVEDDISEDSSRRDSNGDESKEYTIGLINPEVIPHLKSIANVMFASNYDQEFCQAFIGARKDALDEYLGILELEKLSIEDVLRMDWGNLNYEIKKWIRAMKIIVRVYLASEKRLCDHILGDFGSINPICFVETSKTSMLRLLNFGEAVAIGQHLPEKLFSLLNMYEALADLLLHIDALFSEEAGASIRIDFHKLQRELGDAAGATFMEFETAIASYTSTSPFPGGGILHLTRYVMNYIKILTEYSNTLNLLLKDQNGEDPEPLIEAENAQGVPSQVVCPVAHHLRSIASLLESNLESRSKLYKDVSLQHIFFMNNIHYMVQKVKGSELRGFFGDEWIRKHMVKVQQRVTSYERTTWSSVLSLLREDGNSGSSSPWKMILKERCRGFSIAFEEVYKNQTAWSIPDPQLRDNLRILTSQKIIQAYRGFIGRNSENLSDKHIKYSADDLENYVHNLFEGSPKSLNNRRK
- the LOC117903940 gene encoding presenilin-like protein At2g29900 — translated: MAQNRRPRSIIESLGEEIIRIISPVSICMFLVVLLVTILNSDTSSSSSSVSTIATIAYSEDSSDSTWDKFKGALLNSLVFVGVVTVVTFLLVLLFYLRCTKFLKYYMGFSSFIVLGFMGGEIALFLIQDFSFPIDCITFLVVLFNFTVVGVLAVFMSKMAILVTQGYLVAIGMLVAYWFTLLPEWTTWVLLVAMALYDLAAVLLPGGPLRLLVELAISRDEDIPALVYEARPVTYQDSCPGGGVAQRRAWRERRGVESNLSENSNNLATSDVNVNPDVASNSTLGTCLSVGSGQQETSLVNAEEGWVSEGNSELVVPLIDHRINVGEDGQEDSVSTENLPFEGIGLGSSGAIKLGLGDFIFYSVLVGRAAMYDFMTVYACYLAIIAGLGVTLMLLAIYQKALPALPVSILLGVLFYFFTRFLLEAFIVQCSLNLLMF